From Amaranthus tricolor cultivar Red isolate AtriRed21 chromosome 4, ASM2621246v1, whole genome shotgun sequence:
TACtagcttttatatttttttgttctttcattCTTGTCAAATTGTTATGCAAATGGCTTAAACTATCATTTCACACATCACGTAATCTACCCCCGGGGCCACCAAGGTGGCCTATAGTCGGAAATCTCCTCCAATTAAGCCCACTTCCTCACCGCGACTTTGCGCACTTTTGTGAGAAATATGGGCCTTTAGTCTATTTGAAGCTTGGTAATGTGGATGCTATAACCACCAATGACCCGGATATTATACGTGAAATTTTAGTCCGACAAGATGAGGTTTTTGCCTCACGTCCACGAACTTTAGCTGCGGCCCATTTAGCCTATAATAGCGGAGATGTGGCTTTGGCTCCGATGGGGCCAAAGTGGAAAAGGATGAGAAGGATTTGTATGGAGCATTTGCTCACAACTCGTCGACTTGAGCTTTTTGTGAATCATCGTGCTGAAGAGGCCCAACACTTGATCCAAGATGTATGGGCACGTTCAAAAGCAAATGAGCCCGTTAACTTGAGAGAGGTATTAGGAGCATTTTCTATGAATAATGTGACAAGGATGTTGCTAGGAAAACAATATTTTGGAGCAGAAAGTGCGGGCCCACAAGAAGCCCTAGAGTTTATGCATATAACCCATGAATTATTTTGGTTATTAGGCTTGATTTACCTAGGTGATTATTTATGGATTTGGAGATGGATTGATCCATATGGATGTGAGAAGAAAATGAGGGAAGTGGAGAAAAGGGTAGATGATTTTCATTGCAAAATACTTAATGAACATAGAAATGcaaagaaaagaagagaagaattAGGAGTAGATGATGGAGAAATGGATTTTGTGGATGTTTTGTTGTCTTTGTCCGGTGAAAATGGAAATAAACATATGGATGAGGTGGACATTAAA
This genomic window contains:
- the LOC130809629 gene encoding cytochrome P450 703A2 → MDFIILLAFIFFCSFILVKLLCKWLKLSFHTSRNLPPGPPRWPIVGNLLQLSPLPHRDFAHFCEKYGPLVYLKLGNVDAITTNDPDIIREILVRQDEVFASRPRTLAAAHLAYNSGDVALAPMGPKWKRMRRICMEHLLTTRRLELFVNHRAEEAQHLIQDVWARSKANEPVNLREVLGAFSMNNVTRMLLGKQYFGAESAGPQEALEFMHITHELFWLLGLIYLGDYLWIWRWIDPYGCEKKMREVEKRVDDFHCKILNEHRNAKKRREELGVDDGEMDFVDVLLSLSGENGNKHMDEVDIKALIQDMIAAATDTSAVTNEWAMAEVIKHPRVLLKIQQELDVVVGPDRMVTESDLPHLNYLRCVVRETFRMHPAGPFLIPHESLRPTTINGYDIPQGTRVFINTHGLGRNPAVWDNIDDFYPERHWPLDGSRVEISHGSDFKILPFSAGKRRCPGAPLGVVFVLLGLARLFHAYDWLPPQGMKHDEIDTKEVYGMTMPKAHPLMALAKPRLPHHLYL